Part of the Onthophagus taurus isolate NC chromosome 11, IU_Otau_3.0, whole genome shotgun sequence genome is shown below.
aattataTCTgcgaaatcgattttttacgaatttttaaactttcataATCATTTCAGAGAGAAGAAATTTCGGTCGAGTTTAAACCTCtctatctcaaaatctaacagaaattttttaaaatgggattgtttattggaaagaacaCACTTTTATTGCTAAGTAGCGTAAATTTCATCAACTATATCTGTAAAGTcaattttttatggttttttaaagttttataaccATTTCAGAGAGAAGAAAAGTTTCAGTCAAGTTTAAACCTCtctatctcaaaatctaacagcaatatgataaaatgggattgtttattggaaagaacacacttttattgttaaatagtGCAAATTTCATCAACTATATTTGCGAAGTCGATTTTTTACAgatttttaaactttcataATCATTTCAGAGAGAAGTTTCGGTCGAGTTTAAACCTCtctatctcaaaatctaacagcaattttttaaaatgggaTTGTTTATAGGAAAGAGCACACTTTTATTGCTAATCAgtgtaaattttatcaactaTATCTGCGAAGTCGATTTTTTtacggatttttaaaatttcataatcattTCAGAGAGAAGTTTCGGTCGAGTTTAAACCTctctatctcaaaaattaacaacaattttttaaaatgggattgtttattggaaagaacaCACTTTTATTGTTATGTAGAGTAAATTTCATCAACTATATCTgcgaaatcgattttttttacgGATTTTTAAACTTTCGTAATCATTTCAGAGAGAAAAAATTTCGGTCGAGTTTAAACCTttctatctcaaaaactaacaacaattttttaaaatgggattgtttattggaaagaacacacttttattgctaaatagtgtaaattttatcaactaTATCTGCGAAGTCGATTTTTTTacggatttttaaagtttcataacCATTTCaaagagaaaaaaagtttCGGTCAAGTTTAAACCTCtctatctcaaaatttaactgcaattttttaaaatgcgATTGTTTATTGTAAAGAACACACTTTTATTGCTTAGAAGATTAAATTTCATCAACTATATCttcgaaatcgattttttacggatttttaaactttcataatcatttcagaaagaagaaatttcGGTCGACTTTAAACCTCTccatctcaaaaactaacaacaattttttaaaatgggaTTGTTTATGGGAAAGAGCACACTTTTATTGCTAAGTAGAGTAAATTTCATCAACTATATCTGTAAGatcgattttttatggttttttaaactttcataACCATTTCAGAGAGAAGTAAAGTTTCTGTCGAATTTAAACCTctctatctcaaaaactaacaacaattttttaaaatggaaaaatttattggaaagaacaaacatttattaataattagtgagCATCTTATAAACAGATTCCAttgaatcgattttttacagattaaaaagaaaatgttagcTTGCAAAATGGGAAACATATTGTTTGAAGTTTAaaatctcaagaactaaaacgATATTTCATAAACGGTTTTCGCCATCAAAATGCTCAAATCATTCTTCataattgttgacaatttcaaaacgatatctgcaaaaatcgattttttatgatttttttcaaacaaattgttaattgttgaaatttctcaaaaatgttGAGAACCACTGTTTTACGATAACGACACGCATTCATCAGTATTCAAGATGATGAAAAAACTTGTCGAACCCGTGGAATGCCATAAAGAAAGttcttttcgaaatttttataatttattcatttcttttttttctatttcatttttctgTTATCCTTGttctagattttttttgatttgaggAATTTTTTAGGGCACATCCTGATATAACGAGAGCCGTTTCTGAACATCTTCAAGATGTAATGGATGCCATAAAAGCCAAAGACTGTTCGAGGTTTGTGTgccaaaagaaaaagaattttcctTGAAGAAAGCGGAGAGAAGAAAAAACTAGGTAACTAGAAGATAAATGATGATAAGAAGATTACCAGAGGATCTAGATTTTTTTAGATGGAAGAGAAGAAGCTAAATACCATTTTAaataaggaaataaaaaaaatatttattttttcgtagagttaagtttttttattgtacatACCATGAAAGTTactgaataaatttaataaaaaaaattagtaatagattataaataaaataaataatcgtttttgtttagaattaatttattaaaatgaaaaatgtttttaaggCTTTactaaaaagaataattatgctgtaaaataaaatcgttttatgtaataaataaatttttttgttgatggattgattttaataaattatttgatataaaattatttatcttttattatttattattattaagttattatctgatgaaataaatttctttattatccaAACTTATCAATTTAAAACGCTTCGTTGATCACCGATGATCATCAAACCACTTCTTAacataaccaaaaaaatttttgaaccgTGGAAACAATAGACAATTTTCGAAATAAagtttccataaataataagttGAGTGCAcgaacaacattttttctgcCTCTTTCCTTTTTACAATCGCTATtgtttttcatcaaattttccaTCAGATTGCTCAACTTAGTAAAAGTATATATAAAAGCCCAAGCATCAACATTCTTCCTTATTTAACAAGACGCTTTTGTAGTGaatacaaagttttttttttcgtcatggcatctaaaaaattaattattgctttggtgatttgttttttatcttatggATCACGTGGTGCGATCACCAATGGAATAGATGAAACTAATCACGAATCgaggtatttaaaaaatgtctttAATACATAAGTAATAAATAGATTTCTTTCTTAGAAATATTGATACAACTGGAGTTTTAACATCAATAGCCACAAATTTAATGTCACGCGGTTTTACAAGTAACGGTGGAAGTCAAGTggtttctttaaatttgaCCAACCTTTTAGTTTTGGTGTTATTAAAAGCTTTGATTTTTGCTGCCGGGTCGTTAGGAGCTGGACATTGGAGAGGTGGTTTTAGTAGAAGTAACGATGGCGAAGAGTCTTTTATGGGAGAAGACGAAATTTTATTGTACCTCAGCTATTTAACAGGTAACACTCTcgaaaaatacattttacaTTAATTCTAATAcataagaattatttttaaaaacatctcGAAACATaagactttttatttattatttgatgtACCAAAACAACATTTGAACTGTATAATTAATAGGTAAAGTGAATACAAACGGATTTAGGTTGGAATCTAAATTGGAACCAAATTAATTACTTTCGTACAGTTTAGCCTCTTTTACATCAACTTTGAAATATTCTCaaaataatacttattaaGAGAAATCTCAGAAATTTGTCCATGATCTGATCGGCCACTTATTTTATGTACATTCAGCCTTCAGTGTTCTGCTGGGCATACGCCTTCCCTATTTCCGCCCATTTTTTTATGTCTTGTGCTGCTTTAATCCAGTTATTAGAAAATCTCTTGATGTCATCCGCAAATCGAGTTAGTGACCTCCCTCTATTGTATTTGTCAGCTCGAGGTCTCCATTCCAACAGCCTTTTCGTCCATTTCTCATCTGTCCTTCAGGCTACATGTCCAGTCCAGTTCCATTTGAGTCTGGCGATGCGAGAAATGATGTCTGTGACGTCTGTTTATTTCCATATTATGTTGTTTTGTTCTAAGCTTGTTGGTAGATATTATGGTCAAAgttctttttagaaatattGATAGGTTGCTCTTAAATACATCTCTGAGTTTACCATATGCTGCCCATGAGAGGATTATTCTCCTCCTTAGTTCGTAGGTCTGGTTGTCTCTtgtgattttaatttcatgACCAAGATAGGTGTACATATCCACTagttcaatttctttttcttccatCACAATGTTTTCGCTGAGAACCAGATTGgtcataaattttgttttagagaTATTGATTTCTAGACCAACCGATGCACATACTTCCTTTAGCTCACGCAGCATCAGTTTAATATCACCGAGATTATCACACAATGTCATtcgcaaatataaaattgttagttttcGCAAATGCGTTTATGCCTTTATTCTCCTAGTCCAGCTTTTTGAATGCATATTCCAGAACTGTGATAAATAGCTTAGGAAACACGCTTGTTCCGGTGGCTGGTAGTGTTCTAGTTTATTTTCAAGTCTGGTGGAATCAGAAGGCTTATTggtctatatatatatattagcCATTTACTCGGTATTGTGTTGTTAAACAGGCAGAGGTTAAATAGGATTTTTAAACCTTCATAATCATTTCAGAGAGAAGAAATTTCGGTCGAGTTTAAACTTCtctatctcaaaatctaacaGCAATATGTTAAAATGGGATTGTTTATGGGAAAGAGCACACTCTTATTGCTAAGTAGAGTAAATTTCATCAACTATATCTGTAAAGTCGAttttttatggatttttaaagtttcataacCATTTCagagaaaagaaaagtttcgGTCTAGTTTAAACCTCtctatctcaaaatctaacagcaatataataaaatgggattgtttattggaaagaacaCACTTTTATTGCTAAATAGTGCAAATTTCATCAACTATATTTGCGAAGTCGATTTTTTacagatttttaaagtttcataatCATTTCAGAGAGAAGAAATTTCGGTCGAGTTTAAACTTCtctatctcaaaatctaacaGCAATATGTTAAAATGGGATTGTTTATGGGAAAGAGCACACTCTTATTGCTAAGTAGAGTAAATTTCATCAACTATATCTGTAAAGTCGAttttttatggatttttaaagtttcataacCATTTCagagaaaagaaaagtttcgGTCTAGTTTAAACCTCtctatctcaaaatctaacagcaatataataaaatgggattgtttattggaaagaacaCACTTTTATTGCTAAATAGTGCAAATTTCATCAACTATATTTGCGAAGTCGATTTTTTacagatttttaaagtttcataatCATTTCAGAGAGAAGTTTCGGTCGAGTTTAAACCTCtctatctcaaaatctaacagcaattttttgaaatgggATTGTTTATGGGAAAGAGCATACTTTTATTGCTAAGTAGAGTAAATTTCATCAACTATATCTGTAAAGTCGAttttttatggatttttaaagtttcataacCATTTCagagaaaagaaaagtttcgGTCAAGTTTAAACCTCtctatctcaaaatctaactgcaattctttaaaatgtgaTTGTTTATTGTAAAGAACACACTTTTATCGCTTTTTAGagtaaattttatcaactaTATCTgcgatatcgatttttttgtggatttttaaactttcataATCATTTCAGAGAGAAGTTTCGGTCCAGTTTAAACCTCtctatctcaaaatctaacagaaattttttaaaatgggattgtttattggaaagaacacacttttattgttaagtagagtaaattttatcaactaTATCTGTAAAGTCGAttttttatggatttttaaagtttcataacCATTTCggagaaaagaaaagtttcgGTCAAGTTTAAACCTCtctatctcaaaatctaactgcaattctttaaaatgtgaTTGTTTATTGTAAAGAACACACTTTTATCGCTTTTTAGAGTTAATTTCATCAATTATATCTACGACATCGATTTTTTTGTGgatttttaaactttcataATCATTTCAAAGAGAAGAAATTTCGGTCGAGTTTAAACCTCtctatctcaaaatctaactgcaattttttaaaatgcgATTGTTTATTGTAAAGAACACACTTTTATTGCTTAGTAGagtaaattttatcaactaTATCTgcgaaatcgattttttacggatttttaaactttcataACCATTTCAGAGAGAAGAAAAGTTTCTGTCGAATTTAAACCTCtctatctcaaaatctaacaGTAATCCTTTAAAATGGAATCGTTTAATGGAAAGAACAAACATTTATTGATAATTAGTGAACATCTTATAAACAGATTCCAttgaatcgattttttacatattaaaaaggaaatgttAGCTTGCAAAATGGGAAAGAATTTCAACGGagtttaaaatcgtttatctcaagaactaaaatgatatttcataaGCGGGTTTCGCCATCAAAAGAGTCATATTATTCTTTataattgttgacaatttcATGCCGATATCtgcaaaaatcgatttttttgattCGAATACCAATTAAGAGAAGTCTCAGAAACTTTTCCATGATCTGATCGGccatttattttatgtacattTAAATGAGCATTTCATCACTCAGCCCTCTGTGTCCACTGTTGGAGATAGACCTTCCCTAATTCCTCCCATTTTTTCATGTCTTGTGCTGCTTTAATCCAGTTATTAGAAGCTCGAGGTCTTCATTCCAACAGCCATTTCGTCCATTTTTCATCTGTCCTTCAGGCTACATATCCAGCACAGCTCCATTTGAGTCTGGCGATGCGAGAAACGCCTGTTCTTCGGCGCAAGTCCTCATTTCTATCTTTCcatcaaagttttttttagaCATATTGCCATATAGGTCATATAGGTTGCTCTTAAACACATCTCTGAGGTTACCATATGCTGCCCATGAGAGGATTATTCTCCTCCTTGGTTCGCAGGTTTGGTTGTCTCTtgtgattttaatttcatgACCAAGCTAGGTGTACATATCCACTAGTTCAATTTCCTTTCCTTCCATTACAATGTTTTGGCTGAGAACCAGATTGGCCATAAATTCTGTTTTAGAGATATTGATTTCCAGACCAACCGATGCACATACTTCCTTCAGCTCACGCAGCATCAGTTTAATCTCGCCGAAATTATCACACAATGTCATCCACAAAATGTGAAATTGTTAGTCTTCGACCGTTAATGTTTATGCCTTTATTCTCACAGTCCAGCTTTTTGAATACTTATTCCAGGACTGTGATAAATAGCTTAGGTAGTATTCTAGTTAATCTTCAAGTCTGGTGGATTCAGAAGGCTTATTGGTCTATAGTTATCGAAGTCGGCTGTTTCTCCTTTTTTGTGAGACAGTATTTAGATATTTACTCGGTATTGTGCTGTTAAATAGACAGAGATTAAATAGGACCCTTATTTTCTGGAGCAACCATCTATATTGCGTCAGTAGCCACAGAATCTTCTCCTTGTACTCTATTACTTCTAGTCTTTCTTAGAGCAAATTCAATCTCCTCCAGCGAAATATCTGCCATTTCTTAAGATCCTTCCCCTGATAGTATATCTGGTTCCGGATTTAACTTCATATTCTTATCCCACCGACTTTTGTACAACAACTGATAAAAATCCTATTCGCTATTATTCTTCACTATGAATTGTACACAATTATTACCAAAAGTAATAATACTCAAAATATTAAGTATACatcgaaaaataaacaaaaaagatttgaTTTGagatgtttttataataaatttatatttatatatattttttatttaaattttatttacgtaTCAACCTTTTGAAGGTGAACCCGGTGAAAATGAATGTTTGCGTTTCGTGGCTTGTAGCGAACCACAACAAGCTCGAAGATATATAACAGCAGGAGAAAcgcttttaaaattatccaaGATGTTTGTAACGGAAGAAAATCATGTGTATAAAATGTCTTTGAATGAGTTAAGACAAGCCGCAGGGTACGGAATATCTGGTGGTGATTGTAATCGATTTTCCTgcgataaaaatattaaatagaatttttttttaaatagatgtTGTCTAGAATAGATTTTTGTTggaataaatgtttttatttaaaccatttttacTTGGGGTTGTATACTTGGTTTTCTACCACCTGATATAAATTCGGGGTAGTTTAAAAACCCATCTTTATCGACATCATCTTCTTCTAACGCTTTAtcaattaattctaaaaaataaataatcataacataatattaacattaattaattaattaccaaTATAATAAGCGATATCATTAGCTTGACTCGCTGttgaattttcattttcctcAAGACTATGGGTGGTATGCATGATGGCTTGAAGAATTTCTAGGCCGTCTAGCTTAGAATTATGGTCGGCATCgtgtaattgaaaataataaaactctAATTCTTCCTTAGATAGCTTAgataaatcaatttcttgatTCATTTCGCCTAAATGTTCTTGTAAATGTTCAGTGTCATGTAATAATTGTTCATCTTGATTAAACTTGGACTCTCCATTAATTTTCGACGGTTTATAATGAACGTGATGTTGGGCGACCTTTCCACTTGGATGATGAGGGCCCCGAGCTCCAACGCAAGTCAACCCCAAAACGAACAACAAAACTAATCCCAACCACATTTTTAGTCGGTGTTGTTCGATTCGGTCTTTGACCAGTATCAACctgaaaaagataataaacaCGTTTTTTTGAATCTTTTTATTCAATCCCTCAAAGTTCCGTTAATAAAGGACCCTTATAAAACCCTAGGGATGTTGTAATTACGCTCAGATAACATCTCCGGTTACAGAAAACTTTGAAATAGAAGGGGCGTGTACGCACATATGTGCACTTTGCTCTTGATGTCCTTCCTTTTTCGACACAATGTGGACAACGGGGGTGT
Proteins encoded:
- the LOC111423687 gene encoding multiple coagulation factor deficiency protein 2 homolog isoform X2 — protein: MLILVKDRIEQHRLKMWLGLVLLFVLGLTCVGARGPHHPSGKVAQHHVHYKPSKINGESKFNQDEQLLHDTEHLQEHLGEMNQEIDLSKLSKEELEFYYFQLHDADHNSKLDGLEILQAIMHTTHSLEENENSTASQANDIAYYIELIDKALEEDDVDKDGFLNYPEFISGGRKPSIQPQVKMV
- the LOC139432144 gene encoding uncharacterized protein, with translation MASKKLIIALVICFLSYGSRGAITNGIDETNHESRNIDTTGVLTSIATNLMSRGFTSNGGSQVVSLNLTNLLVLVLLKALIFAAGSLGAGHWRGGFSRSNDGEESFMGEDEILLYLSYLTGEPGENECLRFVACSEPQQARRYITAGETLLKLSKMFVTEENHVYKMSLNELRQAAGYGISGGDCNRFSCDKNIK
- the LOC111423687 gene encoding multiple coagulation factor deficiency protein 2 homolog isoform X1, which encodes MLILVKDRIEQHRLKMWLGLVLLFVLGLTCVGARGPHHPSGKVAQHHVHYKPSKINGESKFNQDEQLLHDTEHLQEHLGEMNQEIDLSKLSKEELEFYYFQLHDADHNSKLDGLEILQAIMHTTHSLEENENSTASQANDIAYYIELIDKALEEDDVDKDGFLNYPEFISGGRKPSIQPQVKMV